The following proteins are encoded in a genomic region of Halonatronomonas betaini:
- a CDS encoding phosphatidylglycerophosphatase A family protein — MGIMERINYFFATGFMVGRIKYMPGTFGSLVGLGLLALFPILRSWPAIIITVIVGTLICQQEENRTGIKDNQEIVIDEIAGVFITFAFMNPYNFVHYLTGFLLFRVFDIFKPGPIDYVQDFKGGTGVMLDDIVAGLISGIILFFVF, encoded by the coding sequence ATGGGCATTATGGAGAGAATTAATTATTTTTTTGCAACAGGTTTTATGGTTGGAAGAATTAAATATATGCCTGGCACCTTTGGTTCCCTGGTTGGGCTGGGGCTACTGGCCTTATTCCCAATTTTAAGAAGCTGGCCGGCTATTATAATAACGGTAATTGTCGGGACTTTGATCTGTCAGCAGGAAGAAAATAGGACAGGTATTAAAGATAATCAGGAGATAGTAATTGATGAAATTGCTGGAGTTTTTATTACTTTTGCTTTTATGAATCCGTATAATTTTGTCCATTATCTAACTGGCTTTCTTCTTTTTAGAGTCTTTGATATTTTTAAGCCTGGTCCGATTGATTATGTTCAGGATTTTAAAGGTGGGACTGGAGTTATGTTAGATGATATTGTTGCCGGTTTGATAAGTGGAATTATTTTGTTTTTTGTATTTTAA
- the pgsA gene encoding CDP-diacylglycerol--glycerol-3-phosphate 3-phosphatidyltransferase, whose product MNMPNKLTLARIILIPVFVFFLLMRARLPFVASWISFVVFVVASLTDAADGYLARRSNQVTNFGKIADPLADKLLVSSALIGFVSLNLISPWPVIIIIGREFAVTGLRVIAASEGIIISASIWGKLKTVTQIVAVLAFLVYPEIIPLPGYLPLILIWLAALITFYSGYRYFADADLEWEL is encoded by the coding sequence ATGAATATGCCAAATAAGTTAACTTTAGCCAGGATTATTTTAATTCCGGTCTTTGTTTTCTTTTTATTAATGCGGGCGAGGTTGCCTTTTGTGGCTTCCTGGATTTCTTTTGTCGTTTTTGTTGTTGCAAGTCTGACTGATGCTGCCGATGGATATCTGGCCAGACGGAGTAATCAGGTTACTAATTTTGGCAAGATTGCTGATCCTTTAGCTGATAAGCTTTTAGTTTCATCTGCCCTGATTGGTTTTGTTAGCCTGAATTTAATTTCTCCCTGGCCGGTTATTATTATTATTGGCCGGGAATTTGCTGTAACTGGTCTGAGGGTGATTGCTGCCAGCGAAGGCATTATTATTTCTGCCAGTATCTGGGGTAAATTAAAGACTGTTACCCAGATTGTTGCTGTGCTCGCCTTTTTAGTCTATCCAGAGATTATTCCACTCCCTGGATATCTACCGCTGATTTTAATCTGGCTAGCTGCTCTGATTACATTTTATTCAGGCTACAGGTATTTTGCTGATGCAGACCTGGAGTGGGAGCTGTAA
- the rimO gene encoding 30S ribosomal protein S12 methylthiotransferase RimO, giving the protein MSVRVFIYNLGCPKNQVDGEYIAGYLTESENITLVDDYEVADIIAVNTCGFIETAKEESIEAIFEAVKLKETGNCQKVIVTGCLAQRYVDDIKSDIPEVDGIFGIGDYQKMVELVEEVKRGQRVTMVSEPEQGLNRDIPRVHKEKGTAYLKIADGCDQNCTYCTIPSIKGGFKSREMEYILNEARRLVEQGINELILVAQDTALYGLDIYGEVRLAGLLEELAKIDGLKWIRLMYTYPEHLEEKVLEVMAREDKICNYLDIPIQHAAGQVRKRMGRPGDRSSLEAKIARIRNVLPDVVLRTSLIVGFPGESEEEFEELVDFIKEVKFDRLGVFTYSKEENTPAARLDGQLDEDLKVRRYNQIMEEQQTIALEKNSERVDKKLEIIVEEIDGNRFNGRTEYDAPEIDNAISGELPEEFEIEIGSIYLALVKSAFEYDLEGEIIDEIG; this is encoded by the coding sequence ATGTCTGTTAGGGTATTTATTTATAATTTAGGTTGTCCGAAAAATCAGGTTGATGGTGAGTATATTGCCGGATATCTGACTGAATCTGAAAATATAACACTTGTTGATGATTATGAAGTTGCTGATATTATAGCTGTTAATACCTGCGGGTTTATTGAGACTGCCAAGGAGGAGTCGATTGAGGCTATTTTTGAGGCGGTGAAGTTAAAGGAGACTGGAAACTGTCAGAAGGTTATTGTGACAGGCTGTCTGGCCCAGAGATATGTCGATGATATTAAATCTGATATTCCTGAAGTAGATGGCATTTTCGGGATCGGTGATTATCAGAAGATGGTTGAATTAGTTGAAGAGGTTAAAAGGGGTCAGAGGGTGACCATGGTTAGCGAGCCTGAACAGGGTTTAAACCGAGATATTCCCAGGGTTCATAAGGAAAAGGGAACTGCTTATTTAAAAATTGCTGATGGCTGTGACCAGAACTGTACCTATTGCACTATTCCATCGATTAAGGGTGGTTTTAAGAGCCGGGAAATGGAATATATTTTAAATGAGGCCAGAAGGCTTGTTGAGCAGGGGATTAATGAGTTGATTCTGGTGGCCCAGGATACTGCCCTTTATGGCCTTGATATTTATGGTGAGGTGCGACTGGCCGGGCTTTTAGAGGAGCTTGCAAAGATAGACGGTTTAAAGTGGATTAGATTGATGTATACTTATCCTGAACATCTTGAGGAAAAAGTATTAGAGGTGATGGCCAGGGAAGATAAAATCTGTAATTATTTAGATATTCCAATCCAGCATGCTGCCGGTCAGGTTAGAAAGAGGATGGGCAGACCTGGAGATAGGAGCTCTCTGGAGGCTAAGATTGCTAGGATTAGAAATGTTCTGCCTGATGTGGTGTTAAGGACTTCGCTAATAGTCGGATTTCCAGGTGAGTCTGAGGAAGAGTTTGAGGAGTTAGTTGATTTTATAAAAGAGGTTAAGTTTGATCGTCTTGGAGTATTTACCTATTCCAAGGAGGAGAATACCCCGGCGGCAAGACTTGATGGTCAGCTGGATGAGGATCTTAAAGTTAGGCGCTATAATCAGATAATGGAAGAACAGCAAACAATAGCCCTTGAGAAAAATAGCGAGAGAGTTGATAAGAAGCTGGAAATAATTGTTGAGGAGATTGATGGCAACCGCTTTAATGGCAGGACTGAATATGATGCCCCAGAGATAGATAATGCTATCAGCGGTGAGTTGCCTGAGGAATTTGAGATTGAGATAGGTTCTATTTATCTTGCTTTAGTTAAGTCGGCTTTTGAATATGATCTTGAAGGAGAGATTATTGATGAAATTGGCTGA